One Natrinema marinum genomic window carries:
- a CDS encoding enoyl-CoA hydratase/isomerase family protein, with product MALGDAVLLDIEDDGPATITLNQPDRRNAFSAEIHDGFVAAFEEIEGSDARCVVIEGAGGAFSAGGDVNRMVDALEEDIPADERARSLEQRTKEMMTALVDCPIPTIAVIDGPAVGAGANLAIGCDVQLASDRSVFGFVFRQVGLSVDAGTSYLLPRIVGENVAKELVLTGDIFGADRAKDLGLVNHVYDADEFDERADEFVDKVVSGPPIALRHANRLVGEGLEKSLEQALTDEAVAQGIVFETGDHEEGVSAFLEDRDPEFEGR from the coding sequence ATGGCACTCGGAGATGCAGTCCTTCTCGATATCGAAGACGACGGCCCCGCGACGATCACGCTGAACCAGCCTGACCGCCGCAACGCCTTCTCGGCGGAGATCCACGACGGATTCGTCGCGGCCTTCGAAGAGATCGAAGGCAGCGATGCCCGCTGTGTCGTCATCGAAGGCGCCGGCGGCGCGTTCTCGGCCGGCGGCGACGTCAACCGGATGGTCGACGCCCTCGAGGAGGATATCCCCGCCGACGAGCGGGCGCGCAGCCTCGAGCAGCGAACGAAGGAGATGATGACCGCGCTGGTCGACTGCCCGATCCCGACGATCGCCGTGATCGACGGCCCCGCCGTCGGTGCCGGCGCGAACCTCGCCATCGGCTGTGACGTGCAACTGGCCAGCGACCGCTCGGTGTTCGGCTTCGTCTTCCGGCAGGTCGGTCTGAGCGTCGACGCCGGCACGTCCTACCTGCTGCCCCGGATCGTCGGCGAGAACGTCGCGAAGGAACTCGTCCTCACCGGCGACATCTTCGGTGCGGACCGCGCGAAAGATCTCGGACTGGTCAACCACGTCTACGACGCCGACGAGTTCGACGAGCGTGCCGACGAGTTCGTCGACAAGGTCGTCTCCGGCCCGCCGATCGCGCTGCGCCACGCCAACCGGCTCGTCGGCGAAGGCCTCGAGAAATCCCTCGAGCAAGCCCTGACCGACGAGGCCGTCGCACAGGGGATCGTCTTCGAGACCGGGGATCACGAGGAGGGTGTCAGCGCCTTCCTCGAGGACCGCGATCCCGAGTTCGAAGGCCGCTAG
- a CDS encoding alpha/beta fold hydrolase, whose translation MAESDSGRSGDWGIETRQILAAIAVGLVLVAAGTAVGNWATTGGGEVEVRETTVETDSGVALAATVYEPASVSADDPAPAALLIHGYTGDRGTMSSFATELADRGYVAVTVDQPGHGDSAPPAFADGWGGPASLEYTRSLETVDEDRVALAGHSMGGFASLAAAEAHPDGYESIVLIGSTWGFVGAPAANETFPRNVAVVYAPYDEYSSAMWNESTPGNVNEGEKLATAFPTAPPVEPGRTYGSIEDGTARQFTAPPTIHTGMHRSTTAVADTVGWIERTTGGADEPTTADQRWYWASIGHAVALLGGVVVAVGTSALVWRRLEGSGARSARESPCDSRSPSEVRSTSEDASEERAGSEATRETGATAPIGADDGSSLSMRVGLSLLPALTLYPLYAIGTAAVPTTRLTHQELTHGYLLWIVGTVALAAGVVRWRRGGVDRASLRRLAPDGATIGRALTAAVAGIGALYILAVVADAVAGGALNAWVVGVTTLSPVRWVSLAVYVLPITAAAVAFAAGLERVGGSNGLEARSLPRTLGRALAVTCGGLLVLLAVQYVPLFLGYGLPVPSAGPLAITAISATGTLAVATVVATAAARLTDSPLVGGLLTGVLVTWMIVGTGPIHVAPF comes from the coding sequence GTGGCAGAGTCCGACTCCGGTCGGTCGGGGGATTGGGGAATCGAGACGCGACAGATACTGGCCGCGATCGCCGTCGGCCTGGTACTCGTCGCCGCCGGAACGGCGGTCGGCAACTGGGCCACGACCGGCGGTGGCGAGGTCGAGGTCCGCGAGACGACGGTCGAGACCGACTCCGGGGTCGCGCTCGCCGCGACCGTCTACGAACCGGCGAGCGTCAGCGCAGACGATCCCGCGCCGGCCGCGCTGCTGATCCACGGCTACACGGGCGACCGCGGGACGATGTCGAGTTTCGCGACGGAACTCGCCGATCGCGGCTACGTCGCCGTCACCGTCGACCAGCCCGGCCACGGCGACTCGGCGCCGCCGGCCTTCGCCGACGGCTGGGGCGGCCCGGCGAGTCTGGAGTACACCCGCTCGCTCGAGACGGTGGACGAAGATCGGGTCGCGCTGGCGGGACACTCGATGGGCGGGTTCGCCTCGCTGGCGGCCGCGGAGGCCCATCCCGACGGCTACGAGTCGATCGTCCTGATCGGCTCGACGTGGGGCTTTGTGGGCGCGCCGGCGGCCAACGAGACGTTCCCGCGGAACGTGGCGGTCGTCTACGCGCCGTACGACGAGTACAGTTCGGCGATGTGGAACGAGTCGACTCCGGGGAACGTCAACGAGGGTGAGAAACTCGCCACCGCGTTCCCGACGGCGCCGCCGGTCGAGCCCGGCCGGACCTACGGCTCGATCGAGGACGGCACCGCGCGGCAGTTCACCGCACCGCCGACGATCCACACCGGCATGCACCGGTCGACGACCGCCGTCGCGGACACGGTCGGCTGGATCGAACGCACCACGGGCGGCGCCGACGAGCCGACGACCGCCGACCAGCGCTGGTACTGGGCCTCGATCGGCCACGCCGTCGCGCTGCTCGGCGGGGTCGTCGTCGCGGTCGGCACGAGCGCGCTCGTCTGGCGGCGCCTCGAGGGGAGCGGGGCACGAAGCGCTCGAGAATCGCCTTGCGATTCTCGCAGCCCATCAGAAGTGCGAAGCACTTCTGAGGACGCCTCGGAGGAGCGAGCGGGGAGCGAAGCGACCCGCGAGACTGGGGCGACCGCACCGATCGGGGCCGACGATGGGAGTTCACTGTCGATGCGCGTCGGGCTCTCGCTCCTGCCAGCGCTCACGCTCTACCCGCTGTACGCGATCGGCACCGCCGCCGTGCCGACGACGCGGCTCACGCATCAGGAACTCACCCACGGCTACCTCCTCTGGATCGTCGGGACGGTCGCGCTCGCCGCCGGCGTCGTCCGCTGGCGGCGCGGTGGTGTCGACCGGGCGTCGCTCCGGCGGCTCGCACCCGACGGCGCGACGATCGGCCGCGCGCTCACCGCGGCCGTCGCCGGTATCGGCGCGCTGTACATCCTCGCGGTCGTCGCCGACGCCGTGGCCGGCGGGGCGCTCAATGCCTGGGTCGTCGGCGTCACGACGCTCTCTCCGGTGCGGTGGGTCTCGCTCGCGGTGTACGTCCTGCCGATCACGGCTGCCGCGGTCGCCTTCGCGGCCGGCCTCGAGCGCGTCGGCGGCTCGAACGGGCTCGAGGCGCGCTCGCTCCCGCGGACGCTCGGTCGCGCGCTCGCGGTCACCTGCGGGGGACTGCTCGTCTTGCTGGCCGTCCAGTACGTGCCGCTGTTCCTCGGCTACGGACTGCCGGTGCCGAGCGCGGGGCCGCTGGCGATCACGGCGATCAGCGCGACCGGGACCCTCGCGGTCGCGACCGTCGTCGCGACGGCGGCCGCGCGACTGACCGACTCGCCGCTGGTTGGCGGGCTCCTGACCGGGGTCCTCGTGACCTGGATGATCGTCGGGACCGGCCCGATCCACGTCGCACCGTTCTAG
- a CDS encoding dCTP deaminase, with product MSADHPFAESVDNLVYEPTQVHEHGIDLTVSAVYEVAAPGRIDFGGDELADADLEPVPTVLRNPDDEFGWWELAGGQYVIQHNEFLTGLGEPALLQPRNELLARGGSHPSVQVRDHLPLLPLSVADGGLELKENARVSTLLPTGRESRGVE from the coding sequence ATGTCCGCCGACCATCCCTTCGCCGAGAGCGTCGACAATCTAGTGTACGAGCCAACTCAGGTCCACGAACACGGGATCGACCTGACGGTCAGCGCGGTCTACGAGGTGGCCGCCCCCGGCCGCATCGATTTCGGCGGCGACGAACTCGCGGACGCCGATTTAGAGCCCGTGCCGACGGTGCTGCGAAACCCCGACGACGAGTTCGGCTGGTGGGAACTCGCCGGCGGCCAGTACGTGATCCAGCACAACGAGTTCCTGACGGGACTCGGGGAGCCGGCGCTGCTCCAGCCGCGCAACGAACTGCTCGCCCGCGGCGGGTCCCATCCATCCGTGCAGGTGCGCGACCACCTGCCGCTGCTGCCGCTGTCGGTCGCCGACGGCGGCCTCGAGCTCAAGGAGAACGCGCGGGTCTCGACGCTGCTGCCGACCGGCCGCGAGTCGAGAGGTGTCGAGTAA
- a CDS encoding O-methyltransferase, with product MTDVLSDEIARFVRAVGPDPDETLLEMDEYAAAEGFPHVGPEVGAFLRFLARLTDAERVFEFGSGYGYSAYWLAAALPDAGEIVLTEVDEVELELAREYMAAGGYDGIARYELGDAMEAVEDYDGPFDVVLIDHQKERYADAFEAIRSKVPVGGVVVADNAITASVVDFDAILEWAEGGSPTDVNDHTQGIIDYLETVRADPAFETIGVPLGEGIAVSYRIE from the coding sequence ATGACCGACGTTCTCTCCGACGAGATCGCTCGCTTCGTTCGCGCGGTCGGCCCGGACCCCGACGAGACCTTGCTCGAGATGGACGAGTATGCGGCCGCCGAGGGGTTCCCCCACGTCGGCCCCGAGGTGGGCGCGTTCCTCCGGTTTCTCGCCCGACTGACCGACGCCGAGCGGGTCTTCGAGTTCGGCTCTGGCTACGGCTACTCGGCCTACTGGCTCGCCGCGGCGCTGCCCGACGCCGGCGAAATAGTCCTCACCGAGGTCGACGAGGTCGAACTCGAGTTGGCCCGCGAGTACATGGCTGCGGGCGGCTACGACGGGATCGCCCGGTACGAACTCGGCGACGCGATGGAGGCCGTCGAGGACTACGACGGCCCGTTCGATGTCGTCCTGATCGACCACCAGAAGGAGCGCTACGCGGACGCGTTCGAGGCCATCCGATCGAAGGTCCCGGTCGGCGGGGTCGTCGTCGCCGACAACGCGATCACGGCCAGCGTCGTCGACTTCGACGCGATCCTCGAGTGGGCGGAGGGCGGTTCCCCGACCGACGTGAACGATCACACGCAGGGAATCATCGACTACCTCGAGACGGTGCGGGCCGATCCGGCCTTCGAGACGATCGGCGTCCCGCTGGGCGAAGGAATCGCGGTGAGTTACCGCATCGAGTAG
- a CDS encoding YqjF family protein, whose translation MVLPLAMGWRNLLFENWPVDPAELNARLPDALEADTYDGSAWLSVIPFTNVAVRPKGLPEWAGVALPEINVRTYVTHDGVPSVYFFSLDAQGVASVTGARLFHHLPYYYARISLSRANGGVAFSSRRYHPGARPARYEATYRPTGDSFSAPDDPLASFLVERYRFYTEAPDGSVRYTDVDHEPWTLYPATADVETNTLLSGNGFAYPEADPVRYYSPGLDVVARTSNRLED comes from the coding sequence ATGGTCCTCCCGCTGGCGATGGGGTGGCGCAACCTCCTGTTCGAGAACTGGCCGGTCGATCCCGCGGAACTGAACGCGCGGCTCCCCGACGCGCTCGAGGCAGACACCTACGACGGCTCCGCGTGGCTCTCGGTGATTCCCTTTACGAACGTCGCCGTCCGGCCGAAGGGGCTCCCCGAGTGGGCCGGCGTCGCGCTGCCGGAGATCAACGTCAGGACGTACGTCACGCACGACGGCGTCCCGAGCGTGTATTTCTTCAGCCTCGACGCACAGGGAGTCGCGAGCGTGACGGGTGCGCGACTGTTCCATCACCTCCCGTACTACTACGCCCGAATCTCGCTGTCTCGAGCCAATGGCGGCGTCGCGTTCAGCAGTCGCCGATACCATCCCGGCGCGCGCCCCGCCCGCTACGAGGCAACCTATCGGCCGACCGGCGATTCGTTCTCGGCTCCGGACGATCCGTTGGCGAGCTTCCTCGTCGAACGCTACCGATTTTATACGGAAGCCCCCGACGGCTCGGTGCGTTATACTGATGTCGACCACGAGCCCTGGACGTTGTATCCGGCGACCGCCGATGTCGAGACCAACACGCTACTCTCGGGGAACGGCTTCGCGTACCCCGAAGCCGACCCAGTGCGATACTATAGCCCCGGCCTCGACGTGGTCGCACGGACGAGCAACCGTCTCGAGGACTGA
- a CDS encoding PQQ-binding-like beta-propeller repeat protein, with protein sequence MASGRTLAPGASEWHLETGGSIGGSPTIVDGTVYIGSDNRPNTPTGTVYAVDAATGDETWSTDVRTVDASPTVVDGTVYVDASSTLRALDAATGEQLWERPMGGAVETAPTVVDGTVYLGDANTVVALDAATGEGVWEFRAQQLNASTPTVVGGTVFVGSSPNVRDSDDRGVFAIDAETGDQVWHHQTNGYVDSAPTVAAGSVFVGDEAGNAYRIDAQSGERRWSSGTSDAVYDTPTVANGAVFVPALDGTLHAFEISGGGRWATQFDGYLGVPPTVAGETVYVGTDTGTLYALNTQNGDQRWTYDSRNETLTGATVSNGVVYLGGDAGHLEAVQAHSDASSTGSRVRFGTVGHTGAWAGESVAFGELDFGGDQPSEPQPVHPDDIGGGSDDTEQSDGSSSSESTQGAGSGASNDSTRSDGEPSTSDGTTSGSASGSPGFGTLTAVAGISGAAALRYRRTDQSREE encoded by the coding sequence GTGGCATCGGGGCGCACGCTCGCACCCGGTGCGTCCGAGTGGCACCTCGAGACCGGCGGCTCGATCGGCGGCTCTCCGACGATCGTCGATGGAACGGTCTACATTGGTAGCGACAACCGTCCGAACACACCTACCGGAACCGTCTACGCCGTCGACGCGGCGACGGGTGACGAGACCTGGTCGACGGACGTGCGTACCGTCGACGCGTCGCCGACGGTCGTCGACGGCACCGTCTACGTCGACGCGAGCAGCACGCTCCGGGCGCTTGACGCCGCGACCGGCGAGCAACTGTGGGAACGCCCGATGGGCGGTGCCGTCGAGACAGCGCCAACGGTCGTTGACGGCACCGTCTACCTCGGGGACGCCAACACCGTCGTCGCTCTCGATGCGGCGACGGGCGAAGGGGTGTGGGAGTTCCGCGCTCAACAGTTGAACGCCAGCACGCCGACCGTGGTCGGCGGCACGGTCTTCGTCGGCAGTTCGCCGAACGTGAGAGACAGCGACGATAGGGGCGTCTTCGCCATCGACGCGGAGACGGGCGATCAGGTGTGGCACCACCAGACGAACGGCTACGTCGACAGCGCGCCGACGGTCGCCGCCGGCTCGGTCTTCGTCGGCGACGAGGCCGGCAACGCCTATCGAATCGACGCGCAGTCGGGGGAGCGACGCTGGTCGTCCGGGACGAGCGATGCGGTATACGACACGCCGACCGTCGCGAACGGGGCCGTGTTCGTCCCGGCGCTGGACGGCACCCTCCACGCCTTCGAGATCAGCGGCGGCGGCCGGTGGGCGACACAGTTCGATGGGTATCTCGGCGTTCCGCCGACCGTCGCGGGTGAGACCGTCTACGTCGGAACCGACACCGGCACGCTGTACGCCCTGAACACCCAGAACGGCGACCAGCGGTGGACCTACGACTCGAGAAACGAGACGCTCACCGGCGCGACGGTTTCGAACGGCGTCGTCTACCTCGGTGGCGACGCCGGTCATCTGGAGGCGGTCCAGGCTCACAGCGACGCCTCGAGTACCGGATCACGTGTTCGGTTCGGGACGGTCGGCCACACCGGTGCCTGGGCCGGAGAGTCGGTCGCGTTCGGCGAACTCGACTTCGGCGGCGACCAGCCATCCGAACCACAGCCCGTACACCCCGACGACATCGGGGGAGGGTCCGACGACACCGAGCAGAGCGACGGCTCGTCTTCCAGCGAAAGCACCCAAGGTGCCGGGAGTGGGGCATCGAACGACTCCACTCGTTCGGACGGCGAACCGTCGACGTCCGACGGAACCACCTCGGGCTCTGCAAGCGGCTCACCGGGCTTTGGCACACTGACGGCGGTCGCAGGCATCAGCGGTGCCGCCGCGTTGCGGTACCGGCGAACGGACCAGTCTCGAGAGGAGTAG
- a CDS encoding DUF4870 domain-containing protein yields MSTDVDGDTTMAALAHLSSLIASFVGPLLILILADDDDTLVKENAKNSLNFQIMIAIALIISGILMVVLIGFLLFPVIALVDLILVIIATVKANNGEVYSYPFTPDIV; encoded by the coding sequence ATGTCAACTGATGTGGATGGAGATACGACGATGGCAGCCTTAGCACACCTATCGTCGCTGATTGCGTCGTTTGTCGGCCCACTGCTCATTCTCATACTCGCCGACGACGACGATACACTGGTCAAAGAGAACGCGAAGAACTCGTTGAATTTCCAGATAATGATCGCTATCGCGCTCATTATTTCTGGGATACTGATGGTTGTCCTCATCGGCTTCCTCTTGTTCCCGGTGATCGCTTTGGTCGACCTCATCCTGGTCATTATCGCGACAGTGAAAGCCAACAACGGTGAAGTCTACTCCTACCCCTTCACGCCGGACATCGTCTGA
- a CDS encoding GNAT family N-acetyltransferase — MPHDSPQPTIEPASADDVETLADMWVRLARDQRRHDSAVLADANRETMRQTLGAYRVSDGLLVARLEGELVGFASISIERGSLELDATRGLLSNIYVEPAVRGRGIGTALLEAAEESLADKGADTMVLEVMADNEAARRFYRRHGYDAFRVSMSRSLDESGENDTHSKEDG; from the coding sequence ATGCCCCACGACAGCCCGCAGCCGACGATTGAACCCGCCTCGGCGGACGACGTGGAGACCCTGGCGGACATGTGGGTCCGGCTGGCGCGCGACCAGCGCCGGCACGACTCGGCGGTCCTCGCCGACGCGAACCGGGAGACGATGCGCCAGACGCTCGGCGCCTATCGAGTCAGCGACGGCCTCCTCGTCGCCCGCCTCGAGGGCGAGCTCGTCGGCTTCGCCTCGATATCGATCGAACGCGGCTCGCTCGAGCTCGACGCCACCCGCGGCCTGCTCTCGAACATCTACGTCGAGCCCGCCGTCCGCGGGCGAGGGATCGGCACCGCCCTGCTCGAGGCCGCCGAGGAGTCACTCGCCGACAAGGGTGCCGACACGATGGTGCTCGAGGTGATGGCCGACAACGAGGCCGCCAGACGATTTTATCGCCGGCATGGCTACGACGCGTTTCGGGTGTCGATGTCCCGATCGCTCGACGAGTCGGGCGAAAACGATACACACTCAAAGGAGGACGGCTAA
- a CDS encoding phosphoglycerate kinase, whose translation MIETLDDLDVDGTTVGVRVDVNSPIDDDGTLADDARLRAHVDTLSELLERGGRVAVLAHQGRPGGDDFVSLESHADRLAELLGRPVDYADVTFSAAARDAVDELENGDCLVLENTRFYSEEYMEFDPERAARTHLVKGLEPVLDAYVNDAFAAAHRSQPSLVGLPTVLPSYAGRVMESELDVLGSIEETAEPRVYVLGGAKVPDSIDVAWSVLEKGLADHILTAGVVGNVFLIADGVDLGDESSDFIYDQGYWDEIDRAADLLDAYGDRIALPRDVAVDRDDERHELGVNALPPGDGESAMDIGGSTLDYYRRILDDAETVILNGPAGVFEDERFQTGTRQLYSAATDSPTSIVGGGDTASALRKLGVEGFSHVSTGGGAALRMLTAESLPAVTALENAPRQPAADD comes from the coding sequence ATGATCGAGACCCTCGACGACCTGGACGTCGACGGGACTACCGTCGGCGTTCGCGTCGACGTCAATAGTCCGATCGACGACGACGGGACGCTCGCGGACGACGCCCGACTGCGCGCCCACGTCGATACCCTCTCCGAACTGCTCGAGCGCGGCGGTCGGGTCGCCGTCCTCGCTCACCAGGGCCGACCCGGCGGTGACGACTTCGTCTCCCTCGAGTCCCACGCCGATCGCCTCGCCGAACTGCTCGGCCGACCCGTCGACTACGCCGACGTGACCTTCTCCGCGGCCGCCCGCGACGCCGTCGACGAACTCGAGAACGGCGACTGCCTCGTGCTCGAGAACACCCGCTTCTACAGCGAGGAGTACATGGAGTTCGACCCAGAACGAGCCGCCCGAACGCACCTCGTCAAGGGGCTCGAGCCCGTCCTCGACGCCTACGTCAACGACGCCTTCGCGGCGGCCCACCGCTCGCAGCCCTCGCTGGTCGGCCTCCCGACGGTCCTCCCGAGCTACGCCGGCCGCGTCATGGAGTCGGAACTCGACGTGCTCGGCTCTATCGAGGAGACCGCCGAGCCCCGCGTCTACGTCCTCGGCGGCGCGAAGGTTCCCGACTCGATCGACGTCGCTTGGTCGGTACTCGAGAAGGGGCTGGCCGATCACATCCTCACCGCCGGCGTCGTCGGCAACGTCTTCCTCATCGCCGACGGCGTCGATCTGGGCGACGAGAGCTCCGATTTCATCTACGACCAGGGCTACTGGGACGAGATCGATCGCGCCGCCGACTTACTCGACGCCTACGGCGACCGGATCGCGCTTCCCCGTGACGTCGCGGTCGACCGCGACGACGAGCGCCACGAACTCGGCGTCAACGCCCTCCCGCCGGGCGACGGCGAGTCCGCGATGGACATCGGCGGCTCGACGCTCGACTACTACCGGCGGATCCTCGACGACGCGGAGACGGTCATCCTCAACGGCCCCGCGGGCGTCTTCGAGGACGAGCGCTTCCAGACGGGCACCCGCCAACTCTACAGCGCGGCGACCGACAGCCCCACGAGCATCGTCGGCGGCGGCGACACGGCTTCGGCGCTGCGCAAACTCGGCGTCGAGGGCTTCTCCCACGTCAGCACCGGCGGCGGCGCTGCCCTGCGGATGCTTACCGCCGAATCGCTCCCTGCCGTGACGGCCCTCGAGAATGCCCCACGACAGCCCGCAGCCGACGATTGA
- a CDS encoding CBS domain-containing protein, translating into MESELSVRDVLTNEYVGVSESDSVLETVRLMREERTSCALVVRGSEPVGIVTEWDVLGLVADEDDTATTTVEEAMTTPVITVGPDRSLTDVATTMARQNIRNVLVEDEDGIVGLVTQRDVIAAAGSFQATMTPVRSSGSLLDYDREVAEATTAPATESADARLVPNGGDEYTTQGVCEACGSLADALWDANGQLVCADCRTV; encoded by the coding sequence ATGGAATCAGAACTGTCCGTCAGGGATGTCCTGACGAACGAGTACGTCGGCGTCAGCGAATCCGACAGCGTCCTCGAGACCGTCCGGCTCATGCGCGAGGAACGGACGAGTTGTGCGCTGGTCGTCCGCGGGAGCGAGCCGGTCGGCATCGTGACCGAGTGGGACGTCCTCGGGCTCGTCGCCGACGAGGACGACACCGCCACGACGACCGTCGAGGAAGCGATGACGACCCCGGTCATCACGGTCGGTCCCGATCGCTCGCTCACCGACGTCGCCACGACGATGGCCCGCCAGAACATCCGCAACGTCCTCGTCGAGGACGAGGACGGGATCGTCGGCCTCGTCACCCAGCGCGACGTCATCGCCGCCGCGGGCTCGTTCCAGGCGACGATGACCCCCGTTCGCTCGAGCGGGTCGCTGCTCGACTACGACCGGGAGGTCGCCGAGGCGACGACGGCCCCCGCGACCGAGTCGGCGGACGCTCGTCTCGTTCCGAACGGCGGCGACGAGTACACGACCCAGGGCGTCTGCGAGGCCTGTGGCTCCCTCGCGGACGCGTTATGGGACGCCAACGGCCAGCTAGTCTGTGCGGACTGCCGCACGGTGTGA
- a CDS encoding GTP cyclohydrolase III produces MTNTQVTLVQIDNYGPWTVTPEPRREADLQTMQSRLYADISQFVGNRGGYTFFTRFDNMIAVTNGCSLEDHALLQESVGNRYPVTLSLGVATGRNPVQALSDATERLQDAGSAQDKDRRECLEGRVIDEEYRTGEDVQIAHFDVVDATGNYTDELNAFDTFIEIEQGYAELMRHMRYAHDSLSFFVGGDNVIVVCPDLAASEYEDAIAHVEAAVDVEMQVGVGRGKSAHDAGYAAKHALETCRAHGTRVELEWETA; encoded by the coding sequence GTGACTAACACGCAGGTAACGCTCGTTCAGATCGACAACTACGGTCCCTGGACGGTGACGCCCGAGCCGCGACGGGAGGCCGACCTCCAGACCATGCAGTCGCGGCTGTACGCGGACATCTCTCAGTTCGTCGGCAACCGCGGCGGCTACACCTTCTTCACTCGCTTCGACAACATGATCGCCGTCACGAACGGCTGCTCGCTCGAGGACCACGCGCTCCTCCAGGAGTCGGTCGGTAACCGCTACCCGGTGACGCTCAGTCTCGGCGTCGCGACCGGCCGCAATCCGGTACAGGCGCTGTCTGACGCGACCGAGCGTCTTCAGGACGCCGGCAGCGCTCAGGACAAGGACCGACGCGAGTGTCTCGAGGGCCGCGTCATCGACGAGGAGTACCGGACCGGCGAGGACGTTCAGATCGCCCACTTCGACGTGGTCGATGCGACCGGCAACTACACGGACGAACTCAACGCCTTCGACACCTTCATCGAGATCGAGCAGGGGTACGCGGAACTCATGCGCCACATGCGCTACGCCCACGATAGCCTCTCGTTTTTCGTCGGCGGCGACAACGTCATCGTCGTTTGTCCCGACCTCGCAGCCAGCGAGTACGAGGACGCAATCGCCCACGTCGAGGCGGCCGTCGATGTCGAGATGCAGGTCGGCGTCGGCCGCGGAAAAAGCGCACACGACGCCGGCTACGCCGCCAAGCACGCCCTCGAGACGTGCCGAGCCCACGGGACCAGAGTCGAACTCGAGTGGGAAACGGCTTAA
- a CDS encoding DUF5785 family protein — protein MSNDWPVDPDGEEGSEGMRKFDMRIIADKVDEEEDFPMNRDEFVEEYGDYPIRINYQRVVPMREIFEYVEPEEFETMVDMHKAVGAAMRAGDFWEYHPQGADPEKKHA, from the coding sequence ATGAGCAACGATTGGCCGGTCGACCCCGACGGCGAGGAAGGTAGCGAGGGGATGCGCAAGTTCGACATGCGGATCATCGCGGACAAAGTCGACGAGGAGGAGGACTTCCCGATGAACCGCGACGAGTTCGTCGAGGAGTACGGCGACTACCCGATCCGGATCAACTACCAGCGCGTCGTCCCGATGCGTGAGATCTTCGAGTACGTCGAACCCGAGGAGTTCGAGACGATGGTCGACATGCACAAAGCCGTCGGCGCGGCGATGCGCGCCGGCGACTTCTGGGAGTACCACCCGCAGGGGGCCGACCCCGAGAAGAAACACGCCTGA